One region of Arvicola amphibius chromosome 3, mArvAmp1.2, whole genome shotgun sequence genomic DNA includes:
- the Spata19 gene encoding spermatogenesis-associated protein 19, mitochondrial isoform X1: MIITTWIVYIFTRKSVGLPFPPKANSDIEVVESEAVSVVQHWLNKTEEEASRNIKEKMSTNVPPTHGHDIHVTRDLVKHQLSKSDMLADPNQEVLEERTRIQFIRWSHTRIFQVPSEMIEDVMQDRIDQVRQSISHLRCDSYDDPSFRTSCSEC, translated from the exons ATGATCATTACAACATGGATTGTGTACATCTTTACCCGGAAAAGTGTAGGGCTACCCTTCCCACCGAAGGCAAACTCG GACATTGAAGTTGTGGAAAGTGAAGCTGTATCCGTAGTGCAGCACTGGTTGAACAAA ACAGAAGAGGAGGCTTCTCGGAACATAAAGGAGAAGATGTCTACTAACGTCCCTCCCACTCACGGACACGACATACATGTGACCAGAGATTTG GTGAAGCACCAACTCTCCAAGTCTGATATGTTAGCAGACCCTAATCAGGAAGTCCTGGAGGAGAGAACGAGGATCCAGTTTATAAGATGGAG CCACACCCGTATCTTCCAAGTGCCAAGTGAAATGATAGAAGATGTCATGCAGGACCGGATAGATCAAGTGAGACAAAG cataTCTCACCTCAGGTGTGACTCATATGATGACCCAAGCTTCAGAACTTCTTGCTCAGAATGCTAA
- the Spata19 gene encoding spermatogenesis-associated protein 19, mitochondrial isoform X2: protein MSERMWGFVLTEEEASRNIKEKMSTNVPPTHGHDIHVTRDLVKHQLSKSDMLADPNQEVLEERTRIQFIRWSHTRIFQVPSEMIEDVMQDRIDQVRQSISHLRCDSYDDPSFRTSCSEC, encoded by the exons ATGTCTGAGAGGATGTGGGGTTTTGTGTTG ACAGAAGAGGAGGCTTCTCGGAACATAAAGGAGAAGATGTCTACTAACGTCCCTCCCACTCACGGACACGACATACATGTGACCAGAGATTTG GTGAAGCACCAACTCTCCAAGTCTGATATGTTAGCAGACCCTAATCAGGAAGTCCTGGAGGAGAGAACGAGGATCCAGTTTATAAGATGGAG CCACACCCGTATCTTCCAAGTGCCAAGTGAAATGATAGAAGATGTCATGCAGGACCGGATAGATCAAGTGAGACAAAG cataTCTCACCTCAGGTGTGACTCATATGATGACCCAAGCTTCAGAACTTCTTGCTCAGAATGCTAA